GCGCATCCTGTATATGATGTTTAAACCTCACTAACTCAGCTTAACATTACAAATTTGTACATGTGGGTACTGTAAGCCATTACCAAGGAGCCCGAAAAATTATTGTATCATTGTCAGGTTGGCTTCTTGGATACCAATAGCACGGATTGTATTCAAGCTTTTACACTTACTGCTACATATATGCACCCAATTTGTATATATGCAAGAAGTGATAAACTTGTCTTGCTTTTCCCTATGTTTGCCCCTGTCTTGTTTAACTTTCTTGTCTGGCTACTGGTAAATGTACATGTCACTTAGAAATGATATTGTAAGGTGGATATATATCATGAACCGGCACCTTTTAGTGTTCGACATGATTGATGATACTTTGGTTCTTTTAGCAATGAACCTGGTATTCCTGTTATAGTTACCAAAAGAAATACTCATTGTAATCCAGGATTGTAACATTGAGCTTTGCTTCCAACTACGCAAGATATACAACAGATCACGCAATACATTCCGGTTCTTGTTGATTAATATAAACATAGTTGCCTGGGGAGAATTATCTCCATCTCAAGTACGCAAGATATACTACAGAAAATGCTAGCAAGGAACCTGTTTCATAAATAGGGGGTAATATATTACACAATGTTGAACCAAGTATCCCAACAACACACCAAGCTCAGAAGCCACTAAAAACAATTCTAGAATGTAAATGGTGCTGCTTACCTAAGCTATTACAAGAAAACTGAAAAAGTACTGCTGTTAGTATAAATGGATTTCTAACAGTTGGTTGCCCTCCTGCAGGCCATGACTGACATGCACAAAAGCAATTACACTTTCACCTTCTTGCTATTAGGTTTCTCAACCTTTTCAGTTTCAACATTCATCTTTTTTATGGAATCCAATAGGGATGGTGACTGCTCTTTGCTGGATGATGATTTTGCGAAAGGGTTAACTGGTCGCTGAGGCTCTGTTCGATTGCAGTCTTCAGTGCTCATCTTTTTTGAGCCAGTCTGATCCATGCCTCCTTTTTTATTCTGATCGACTGATGCTCCATTGCTGTCTCTCtttgtttcactatttttgggtactTTGGTCAATGGAGTAAAGGGAGGTGAAACTTTTAAAGCGCTTCCAGTAATTCCTCTCACTTGTTCTCCTTTTGGCTTCTTTGGTTCAATTAAACTGCTTTCTTGATTGCTAGGATTCGGTATAGGTAATGAAGATTCCatcaatttttttccattttgcacaaaCTTAGAAGGTAGAGCTGCATGAGAGGTCAACACTGGTGCGTTCCTTGTGATTGTAGCATTGGAGGAAAAACCTACTGCTCCAGCTATTTTTTTACCATTTAACATCCTCTCCTGAAATATGATATTTTATAACCAAGTCAAAGTCAATAAGGTTCTAGACAAGCACACGAATcaagttttgaaaaaaatagacTGTTTCAATTAAGTAGAAAATTAAGGTGTGGCCTTCACCTCAAGTATGGAGCTGAACTTCTCTTGCAACATTGGAAGTTTCAAGCGTGTCACTAATGTTAGTGCTCCCTTCATTGACTTCTCTAGTATCAATAATTTTGCAAGCTCAGTAGCTCGAACCAGCTTATCACCTTTGGGAAAAcaaaaaacataaaaatataaatttcaTAGAAAGCTAAAATTAGCAGCTattcatgaattttttttatgttcaaGCCTGTTACCACTGCAGCAGCTAGAGATGAGCCTCAAAATGCACCGGTCAAGTGCTGCCTCCATGTTGAATGCTTCATCGTCATATGCAGCTGCGTCCAGACCCAATGCAGCCATTTCATCCATCTTGTTTTGAATCTGAGATAAACATCAATTTTAATCACCAGATCACTGAACAGAGATAACACATACAGTACTGGAAAGGAGCAGTATGAACCTGTGACAGATATAGCTTCCTCATCATGAACTCATTTTCCAAACTGTTAGCACCAAGGTCAGATGAAGCGATGGGAAATGACAGCTCCAGTATGGTTAACACAGGCTTGGGCATCACCTAAGATCAGTAGCAGATATAAGTCAAAGGGCAAACCAATTTGCAGTGAGGAAACTGAGAATTAGTTATTGTCCAAGTTGCCAACAAATATTTAAGCATCGCATTATGCTTTAGTTTTCAGGAGGAAAGAGAAAGATAAAAGAGTCTATGATTTTCTTTTGGGGGAATTAGCATGGCTCCTCAAATAAGCAAAACAAAGACATTCAAACTAAACTCTTGCAATTTCACTACTAAGCTAACACCACAAAACAAAGTTTCAACCTTCCAGTTTACATAGCTAAAACATTTTGCTGGAACTATCTGTTCGACTAATATCAACATAGCCGAAAAGAAACAAATCATACCTGTGGATAAGACTGTGGGTATTTGCATAGAATGCAGAATATATTATTAGCATCCAGACCTACCACCCAATGGCTTTCATCTTCGGATTTTCTTGCCTTGACCGAACTGAAATTAAATATGAGTGATTTTCTGTGCTTAAGCAATAACATGAGTGTTTATCCAGTACAGATTGAATATCTAATACCTAAATACTGGAAGCCAACTTCCGCCAAACTGACTGGAAAAGACCCTTAGTATTCCCTGGAAATGTTGTCGCCCATTTAAAACATTCTTAAACTTTGGTATAACTAAACCTATATTCAACACTAGCATACACGTAGGCCATACCTTGGAATCATATGAACTAAGTTGGCCATTATCACTGAATCCAAACCAGGATAATTGGGACGATGGAGTCAAAAGAAGGCGGCCAGACAATGATTGTGCTCTTTCAGATATGTTGAATACCCTAACATCCAGTACCTGTCAATACAAGTCACAAATATTTAGTCAGTTACAGCATCATTTCAGTTCTGACAGAAATATAGTGAGCAGTGACTAATAGGATAGGTGACTACTTAAATCCATAAGGTAGCTTTGGCACAATGTATATCAAGATCTCTAGGCAAATTAAAATGCTGGCAAATACTGAAATACCTGATCTCCTGAGGGCAGACAATCGGAAGCATGAGATACAATAGCTAGCTGATCCCCATGCCCTGCTGCTGTAACAACTGGGCCACTAACTGAGAGGATATGCATCTGTagaaaaataaatttgtttGATTAGTATTGTGATGCTGTTTGTCTTCCATAAAAGATAGGGCGAGATGCATGGTGGCTAAGGACTTGACCAGAATGCAGGTTACATTGCTGGCAATTAGATTCGTGGAGTGACGGTAGAAAATAGAAATAAGGAGTGATGGGGATAGCAACTGGAAATGTGGAGATGTATTTGTCCATTGCTTGTGTCTATCTTGACCTCTCATGATAATGTATATGACTCAACCCTCCTACTACTACTACATTGACCTTAGTCTGAGCTTGCATTCTATCATATCTTATACAACTTTCTTACTCAAGACTGTTAAATTGATTGGACTACTCTTTTCCCCTGTTTTAGTCAACTATTTCCTTCTCTACCTGGCATGGACAGCATCTGCAAGACTACAAGACCTCTATAAGATCCACAGCAATTGTATTTCCTCTTCAGTATTCAACTAAAAACAGAATGTTAGAATACCAGCCAGACAACCAATAGTCCCCTCAACTTCCATTATCATGGACtggtttgtttttttccttttcctgttGGTTGTGGTCTTTGAGTGAGAATAAAGAGTGATATATAACGAATTGTTATCAGCaatttaatactccctccgtcccaaattactattcgttttgacttttctagatacaaacattttgatatgcaccaagatatatacttatgtagatacatagcaaaagtgatgtatctagaaaagccaaaacgaataataatttgggacggagggagtacctatcAGAATTTCAGCCTTACGGAGCTCTAGTGGTGTGTGTTGTAATGGTTCTTaccccttttttcttcttaatataatgaagCGCAGCTCTGCTGGGTATtcgagattaaaaaaaaactctaggCAGAAGCTGTGAACATGAAATTAATTTAAGACAGAGGTAGCTTCCTTTCAGTAAAAAGATCTTCGCTAAATCCCAGACAAGAATAAGACTAGACAAATAAAGATATATTTAAAATGTAAATCTCAGTAAACGTAATATAACCTGCAAGCCTCCTTCCGTGAAGATGCGCAAAAAATTTAAGCTTGTGACTGCAGCAACCCATCCAGCACCAAGAGCCACAGCCTTCACTTCTTCCCCCTCAAATCTCATTGACCACTAGTTTTGAACATAAAAATCATTTTTGCATCAATAATGAATAGACAACTGTAAACTTAGAGATTTCCATTAGTTGAACTTGTATAACCAGTGCTTGTAAGTATCGTACCTCACTGTTACCAGCCCAGCTACCGAAAGGGCGGTACATTAGAGTGCTCATATTCTTGTCACCTTTGCATGGATTTGCAAACACACTTCCTGATTCGTTCATTGCAGCCATTGTGAAACCAAAATAGTCCGTCATCGAAGGAACTCTAGGGCCTCTTCCAGTGTCATGAAAGTCAACCTGGAAAAAAAAGTCAACAAGTATTGCCCTTTATAAGGAAGAACTGAAATAACATGAGATTGCTTGATTCACATGCAAGGTGCAATCAACAAAGTGCATACAATTGGCTATGATGCAACAGGTAACAGCAGATCTTACCTCTACGTGTGAATGCCCCTCATTTTCAATAGTAGTAATGCTTCCAAGCATGTTGTAGGCAAGGAAATTTCGCATACCAGGCTGAGGCGGTGTTGATCCAGGCTGGAAAGCAGCTTGCATTCTTGCAGTAACCAGCCTCCCTGAAGTTGCAGAATCGCCTCTTGCCTTCCCAGCATCCTCCTTTTTATCTTTATGCTTATCTTTCAATCTTTTGGATGATTCCAATTGATGAATCAAATCCTCATCTTCACTATCTCCATCAAATGTGGACTTCCTCTTCAGCCTCTTGTGGCTGAAAGGAGTTGAATCACAAAGACTTTCATCAATATCATCCTCCAAGCCACCAGAGGTACACGGcttctcatcatcatcttcattgtCGTCGTCATCAAACAAAGGAACCTTAGTGGAGTTGAGGTCTGGTATACCCTCGGTAGGTGACTTCATAGTTGAAGGTATGACTGATTCCCAAATGCCAACCCTGCCCATGACATCAATCAGAAGTAAAGAATTTCCATCCGGTTTCCAAGCCAAGCTGCATATCCTCTCATCAAACTTCTGTCTCTCAATGTCCTGCCTTGACTTCACATCCCAGATGAGCACCTGCCTATCCAGGCCAGCACTGGCCAGGTATCTCCCATTCGGAGACCAGCACAAGCTGCACACTGGCTGCTCATGATCTCCTTTCAGCGTGGACACCTCCTCGCCTGTGTCCCTATCATACAGCACCACATTGTTCCTCAACCCGGGAACAGCAAGGGTCTGCCCATCAGGGCTCCAACACAGGACATTCCTGACCGAGTTATCCGAACGGAATGTGGGAGCAACGCGGGTTAAGGTACGGGCCTCACCGCCGATGCAAAGATCCCAATAGATGACAGTGCCAAAGCTGTCGACGGAAGCCAGGTAATCGTTCCTGGGGTCGAAAGCCAGCCCAGTGATGGAGCCCTTGTGGCCCTTGAGCACCTTGGAGATGGTGTTGTCGATGGTCGCAATCAGCTTGATgccatcgtcgtcgcctgcgGCCGCCAGCAGGGTTCCCTTCTTGTTGAAGGAAAGTGACCGGATCGGAAGGGTGAATCGGGCGACATTGCTCTGGAATGCCCCCTCTGCAACGAGATCCGAAGCATCACAGATCTTGCGTTGAAAACCAAAAAAAAGGGAGGGGGGGATTCGAATCCATTGCGCGCATCAGGGCGGTGGGATCCACGAACCTGGGAAGGTGTAGAACTTGACGGAGTGATCGATGGATCCGGACGCCAGCGAGCCTCCGGGGCCCGGCGCGACTGCGAGCGCCGTGACGCCGTCCTTGTGGAGCCGGACCGTGGACAACGGCGCCGAACCAGAGCTCCGGCCACCAGCGAGCAAAGCGGCGGCGTCGTGGATCAGGACGGCGGTGTCGGCGGCGGACGCGGTGACGACATGTTGCCCGCCGGGGCCCCACACGGCGGAGCAGAGAGCCGGCGAGCCCGACTTGTGCGCTTCACGGAGCTTCACCGCGCGCCCTTTCATGGCGGCCCTACTCCTTGGAGGCTTTCTTGGTGGTGTCGGGGGAATGGAGATGGATTTGCGAGATTTGGGGAAGACAAGTGTGGGCGTGCTTTAGTTTTGTGGGATTTGTTTCCCGCCACCGGAAAAAATCGGCGGGCGATAGCGCGCCAAAAAGGGTTTCGGCGGGACGAGCGAGACATACTCGTGTGTTGGGCCCTATTGGGCCCGTGTGGACCGGGTTTAGTCCAGAGGGCGAACGGAGGGAAAGAGATGTACGATGAATCTTTCATTATTTAAAACTAGCACAATGCCCGTGCTACGGCTAATTGTGTTATTTTCTTCTGAAATGTTAAGagttttttttgtcattttatttttcattgcATTCAATGTTTATAAATTTTTAATGTAAACTTATCAATTATTCGTTTCTTCTATATATCCCAATATGCAAATTTTGCAAGGTGAGACTTCTTGAAATTCCATCCTAGACACCACATTGCATGGTAGCTTTCACTACTTGGTACGCAACTTCAAATTAACTACAGATGCATCTTTATTAGTACACAATTTCAAATGCATGTGATGCTCTCAATAATGAACGACAATATGAGGTATATATAGGCCCCTTGCACGATTATatttcatgaaaaaaaattatctacAGTGGAGTAGATGTCACACAATACACAAGTACTTCTCTGCTAAATGCTAAGAAGCCAACCGCCGTAATTTCATCTTGGTAAGAAACACGTAATGCAAagacttaaatttgaaataAATGTAACCAAAATTTAGCTCGGAGCCGCTCATGGCAAAAGAAAGGCATATAAAACTAAtagtaaaagaaaataaattaattaCGGCAAATAAAACTCAAAACTGAACATTTGCATCTCTCTATACAGATAACTTGTCAACCTTTCATGAACAGATTTTATTATGAACAATTAGTACTATTTCAcaatacttttttttcttctttttaactTACCGATATAGAAGCTCCCATCATTAGATTGTGAAGCAGAAGAGAAAGTTCTTTACATGTAAATCAGAAACTTTAGCTGCATTgtcacacaaaaaaaaacattaaaatGTCAACACTCAACATTGCAGTATACAAAACACATGCC
This portion of the Setaria viridis chromosome 7, Setaria_viridis_v4.0, whole genome shotgun sequence genome encodes:
- the LOC117864984 gene encoding protein ENHANCER OF LHP1 1, whose translation is MKGRAVKLREAHKSGSPALCSAVWGPGGQHVVTASAADTAVLIHDAAALLAGGRSSGSAPLSTVRLHKDGVTALAVAPGPGGSLASGSIDHSVKFYTFPEGAFQSNVARFTLPIRSLSFNKKGTLLAAAGDDDGIKLIATIDNTISKVLKGHKGSITGLAFDPRNDYLASVDSFGTVIYWDLCIGGEARTLTRVAPTFRSDNSVRNVLCWSPDGQTLAVPGLRNNVVLYDRDTGEEVSTLKGDHEQPVCSLCWSPNGRYLASAGLDRQVLIWDVKSRQDIERQKFDERICSLAWKPDGNSLLLIDVMGRVGIWESVIPSTMKSPTEGIPDLNSTKVPLFDDDDNEDDDEKPCTSGGLEDDIDESLCDSTPFSHKRLKRKSTFDGDSEDEDLIHQLESSKRLKDKHKDKKEDAGKARGDSATSGRLVTARMQAAFQPGSTPPQPGMRNFLAYNMLGSITTIENEGHSHVEVDFHDTGRGPRVPSMTDYFGFTMAAMNESGSVFANPCKGDKNMSTLMYRPFGSWAGNSEWSMRFEGEEVKAVALGAGWVAAVTSLNFLRIFTEGGLQMHILSVSGPVVTAAGHGDQLAIVSHASDCLPSGDQVLDVRVFNISERAQSLSGRLLLTPSSQLSWFGFSDNGQLSSYDSKGILRVFSSQFGGSWLPVFSSVKARKSEDESHWVVGLDANNIFCILCKYPQSYPQVMPKPVLTILELSFPIASSDLGANSLENEFMMRKLYLSQIQNKMDEMAALGLDAAAYDDEAFNMEAALDRCILRLISSCCSGDKLVRATELAKLLILEKSMKGALTLVTRLKLPMLQEKFSSILEERMLNGKKIAGAVGFSSNATITRNAPVLTSHAALPSKFVQNGKKLMESSLPIPNPSNQESSLIEPKKPKGEQVRGITGSALKVSPPFTPLTKVPKNSETKRDSNGASVDQNKKGGMDQTGSKKMSTEDCNRTEPQRPVNPFAKSSSSKEQSPSLLDSIKKMNVETEKVEKPNSKKVKV